The proteins below are encoded in one region of Desulfonatronum thioautotrophicum:
- a CDS encoding type II secretion system protein: MTRPIPRHSPGFTLIELIVIIVMFGFLAAMLAPFIVSALTGSADPIKRLDQSLNVNACMVMLVSECRNEPLLQIPVCAENFTLTDCPGNTNDDLELEPAPYCLQFVPDGENKFTEQTDPDCEQGGLVKVTMRRKSSPGQSITYLFSR, from the coding sequence ATGACCCGCCCCATCCCCCGCCATTCTCCAGGCTTCACGCTCATTGAACTGATCGTGATCATCGTCATGTTCGGCTTCCTCGCGGCCATGCTGGCCCCGTTTATCGTGTCGGCGTTGACTGGCAGCGCAGATCCCATCAAACGTCTTGATCAAAGCCTGAATGTCAATGCCTGCATGGTAATGTTGGTTTCGGAATGTCGTAACGAACCATTATTGCAGATTCCAGTCTGTGCCGAGAACTTTACACTCACAGACTGCCCGGGAAACACCAATGACGATCTGGAGCTAGAACCTGCACCTTACTGCCTTCAATTCGTCCCTGACGGAGAAAATAAATTTACAGAACAAACTGATCCTGACTGTGAACAAGGTGGGCTTGTCAAAGTAACTATGCGCAGAAAATCAAGCCCAGGACAAAGCATAACCTACCTCTTTTCACGATAG
- a CDS encoding prepilin-type N-terminal cleavage/methylation domain-containing protein, giving the protein MQHPVPSKSTQPLPVFIKPRLGFTMLELVVVILLLGILAVVAVVRFSDTDAEEIAAANTLKTHLRYAQIRAMGDIEWWGIDIESNKYTLIREEGAVPNLPGENKAYLDSIPVDISPIVTIRFSPGRGQPIDASQTVIETKQDITVGSQTIEIYPETGFIP; this is encoded by the coding sequence ATGCAGCACCCTGTTCCCAGCAAATCCACTCAGCCCCTCCCGGTTTTTATTAAACCTCGCTTGGGCTTCACGATGCTGGAGTTGGTAGTGGTGATCCTCCTGCTGGGAATTCTCGCCGTGGTGGCCGTCGTCCGATTTTCCGACACTGACGCGGAGGAAATTGCCGCGGCCAACACGCTCAAGACGCATTTAAGATATGCGCAGATTCGGGCCATGGGGGATATTGAATGGTGGGGGATAGATATCGAGTCGAATAAGTACACCTTGATTAGGGAGGAGGGGGCCGTTCCGAATCTGCCGGGAGAAAACAAAGCCTATCTGGATAGTATCCCCGTGGACATCAGCCCCATTGTGACAATCAGATTCAGTCCAGGCCGCGGCCAGCCGATTGATGCGAGCCAAACTGTGATCGAGACAAAGCAAGATATTACCGTTGGCAGCCAAACCATCGAAATCTATCCGGAAACCGGATTCATCCCATGA
- a CDS encoding GGDEF domain-containing protein, translated as MEKEGQGGGSVIAFNDITEQKKYQESLELINQILEKQAATDPLTGIYNRMKFSKVLGNEMKRAERHGTQLAVMLLDIDKFKSINDTYGHLDGDNVLKSLIQLLAQNIRSRDILARWGGEEFILLAPGTDLEGGRLIAEKLRLAVAECDFPIPRPVTSSFGVAAFQPGDTELTLTNRADQALYRAKEQGRNRVEVL; from the coding sequence TTGGAAAAAGAAGGGCAAGGCGGCGGTTCGGTCATCGCCTTCAATGACATCACCGAGCAGAAAAAATATCAGGAATCCCTGGAACTGATCAATCAAATTTTGGAAAAACAGGCCGCCACCGATCCGCTGACCGGAATTTACAACCGGATGAAGTTCAGCAAGGTGCTGGGGAATGAGATGAAGCGGGCCGAACGCCACGGCACTCAGCTGGCTGTTATGCTCCTGGATATCGACAAATTCAAAAGCATCAACGACACCTACGGCCACCTGGACGGGGACAACGTCCTCAAGTCCTTGATCCAACTGCTCGCGCAGAACATCAGGAGCCGCGACATCCTGGCCAGATGGGGCGGGGAGGAATTCATCCTGCTGGCACCGGGCACCGACCTGGAAGGCGGCAGGCTTATAGCGGAAAAACTGCGTCTGGCCGTGGCCGAGTGTGATTTTCCCATTCCACGGCCTGTCACCTCCAGCTTCGGCGTCGCCGCATTCCAGCCTGGAGACACTGAACTGACCTTGACCAACCGGGCCGACCAGGCCCTGTACCGGGCCAAGGAACAGGGACGGAACAGGGTTGAAGTTTTGTAA
- a CDS encoding PEP/pyruvate-binding domain-containing protein — MAGHLLSAEASRHVKVFLENNSEALDAKAELEAAYRSGRSLSAAQIQSVLGRLLGSVKSMVTSMQSLGGEQYAALERVVTRIAAEALAELRPMTESRKELVLPLTEITPEMVTFVGAKATNLGILTNQLGIPVPPGFVVTAEGFRTFLQETNLQEMINQELDELHPDTRESLDAVSKKLQQNVLQTEIPRALHEAIFAAYAHLKEQVGNNFSVAVRSSSVGEDGEISFAGQYTSVLGVDKAGLLKAYQRVVASRYSARVLSYRMQHGLTDEETPMAVVVLPMVDALASGVLYSMDPSGMSTDELTVSAVWGLGEALVGGEQSPDVYRFQKETHAILDRDIAHKQTMLVLDAQEGTRTKDVPIDRQNAPVLDDRQIVKLARYGLQLEEYYQNHQDIEWAIDQQGRIRILQSRPLKVVAQSTRKHAEIDASRHPKLLSAGKTASPGLAAGKAFVVTSDPAEIPQGAILVARTTSPKFARYMPNVQGLITDKGAVGSHLASVAREFGIPAIVDAKEATSRIDQDMEITMDAGTTTVYRGRIQEWLGQAPAHSRQAMPGPMHRRLGAIIEKISPLYLTDQASETFTPKHCRTIHDVLRYLHEQSIRPMLSLSGARQDQQHSFVELTTDIPVSILIIDLGGGLEAGEAHSDPVLLKQIRSMPFQAFWRGLTHPDVNWSTSLDLDLLNPDGTTASGGPDVMQQGREQHSYALIARNYLHLNAKFDFHYVSLDVLCSDEGAGNHVTFQYSGGAGGYYGKTLRTLFLVNILQKLEFQTEAKGEFLSASLHGDDAPLVLEKLDQLGRLLACSRFLDVALKDENDVDRLTKMFFNGDYEVLTEIGQDKVTGFAFLEGHWNELEEDEKRILCQNGAELLTPATSGPVCLLDTDVGSSALSLLESIKANAYYPLAIAKKSQVAAGSISVKARCESGCVDMAAGLVFGLTNVENYLVFRIDALKGNGALFRFFNGALREMAKTELVLEPWQWYDLSIAIQGKVIRACLDNNVVLKIQVEGAVQGLCGLWSKADATVSFKEMVLQDARGKRMVLL; from the coding sequence GTGGCAGGACACTTACTTTCCGCGGAAGCCTCCAGGCACGTCAAAGTTTTTTTGGAAAACAATTCCGAGGCGCTTGACGCCAAGGCCGAGTTGGAAGCCGCGTATCGCAGCGGTCGTTCCCTGAGTGCCGCGCAAATCCAGTCTGTACTGGGTCGATTGTTAGGGTCGGTCAAGTCTATGGTCACGTCCATGCAGTCCCTGGGCGGAGAGCAATATGCCGCCTTGGAACGCGTGGTAACGAGGATAGCTGCTGAAGCTCTGGCCGAACTGCGCCCCATGACCGAGTCCCGGAAAGAGCTGGTACTGCCGTTGACGGAGATCACTCCGGAAATGGTCACTTTCGTCGGGGCCAAGGCCACCAATCTGGGCATCCTGACCAACCAGCTGGGCATTCCGGTTCCCCCAGGTTTTGTGGTCACGGCCGAGGGTTTTCGGACCTTTCTACAGGAGACCAATCTTCAGGAGATGATCAACCAAGAGTTGGACGAGCTCCACCCTGATACACGGGAAAGCCTGGATGCCGTCAGCAAAAAGCTCCAGCAGAACGTACTTCAGACGGAGATTCCACGGGCATTGCACGAGGCTATTTTCGCCGCTTATGCCCACTTGAAAGAACAGGTTGGCAACAATTTTTCAGTAGCAGTGCGCAGCAGTTCGGTGGGCGAAGACGGTGAGATTTCTTTTGCTGGACAGTACACATCGGTGCTGGGGGTGGACAAAGCCGGTCTGCTTAAAGCCTATCAACGGGTCGTGGCGAGCAGGTACAGTGCTCGGGTTTTGTCGTATCGCATGCAACATGGCCTGACGGACGAAGAAACGCCCATGGCCGTGGTTGTGCTGCCCATGGTGGATGCCTTGGCCAGCGGCGTACTGTACAGCATGGATCCTTCCGGCATGAGCACTGATGAACTGACCGTTTCCGCGGTTTGGGGGCTGGGAGAGGCCTTGGTGGGGGGAGAGCAGAGTCCTGATGTCTATCGGTTTCAGAAAGAGACGCACGCTATTTTGGATCGGGATATTGCGCACAAGCAAACCATGTTGGTTCTGGATGCGCAGGAAGGCACCCGGACAAAAGACGTTCCCATTGACCGACAGAATGCACCGGTCCTGGATGACAGGCAAATCGTCAAGCTGGCCCGGTACGGTTTGCAATTGGAGGAGTATTACCAAAACCATCAGGACATTGAATGGGCGATTGATCAACAGGGCCGCATCCGGATCCTCCAGTCTCGCCCACTGAAGGTGGTTGCTCAGTCCACGAGGAAGCATGCGGAGATCGACGCATCCAGGCATCCAAAGTTGCTCAGCGCCGGCAAGACGGCTTCCCCTGGTTTGGCGGCTGGAAAGGCCTTTGTGGTCACCTCTGATCCGGCGGAGATTCCCCAAGGGGCCATTTTGGTAGCGCGGACGACATCCCCGAAATTCGCCAGGTATATGCCCAACGTTCAAGGATTGATCACGGACAAGGGCGCCGTGGGCAGCCATCTGGCTTCAGTGGCCCGGGAGTTCGGCATCCCCGCGATCGTGGACGCCAAGGAAGCCACCAGTCGGATCGATCAGGACATGGAGATCACCATGGATGCCGGTACCACCACGGTTTACAGGGGGCGCATTCAGGAGTGGCTCGGCCAAGCCCCGGCACATTCACGTCAGGCCATGCCGGGACCGATGCATCGCCGGCTGGGAGCAATCATTGAAAAAATATCTCCATTGTACCTTACGGACCAAGCTTCTGAAACGTTTACCCCGAAGCATTGCCGGACAATCCACGACGTGCTCCGCTATCTGCATGAGCAAAGCATCCGGCCAATGCTTTCCTTGTCCGGCGCAAGGCAGGATCAGCAGCATTCTTTCGTCGAACTGACGACGGATATTCCCGTATCCATCCTGATCATTGATCTGGGCGGCGGGCTGGAGGCCGGAGAGGCTCACTCCGATCCCGTCTTACTGAAGCAGATTCGCTCCATGCCCTTTCAAGCCTTTTGGCGGGGTTTGACCCATCCGGATGTGAACTGGTCCACTTCCCTGGACCTGGATTTGCTCAATCCCGACGGTACAACCGCTAGCGGCGGCCCTGATGTGATGCAGCAAGGCAGAGAGCAGCACAGCTACGCCCTGATCGCCCGGAATTATCTGCACCTCAATGCCAAGTTTGACTTCCATTACGTGAGTCTGGACGTTCTCTGCTCCGATGAAGGGGCGGGCAATCACGTTACTTTCCAGTATTCCGGCGGTGCTGGAGGATATTACGGCAAAACGCTACGGACGCTGTTTTTGGTCAACATCCTTCAAAAGCTTGAATTCCAGACCGAGGCCAAAGGGGAATTTCTTTCAGCCTCCCTGCACGGTGACGATGCCCCCTTGGTCCTGGAAAAGCTGGACCAACTGGGCCGTCTGCTGGCCTGCAGTCGGTTCTTGGATGTGGCCTTGAAAGACGAAAATGATGTGGACCGGTTGACCAAAATGTTTTTCAATGGTGACTATGAGGTGTTAACTGAAATAGGCCAAGACAAGGTTACCGGGTTCGCTTTTCTTGAAGGGCACTGGAACGAATTGGAAGAGGATGAAAAACGTATCCTTTGCCAGAACGGAGCAGAACTTTTGACCCCAGCGACATCTGGACCGGTTTGCCTGCTTGATACGGACGTTGGATCAAGCGCTCTTTCTCTCTTGGAATCCATCAAAGCCAATGCCTACTATCCATTGGCCATTGCCAAGAAGAGCCAAGTTGCCGCAGGAAGTATTTCTGTCAAGGCCAGGTGTGAGTCCGGTTGCGTCGATATGGCCGCCGGCTTGGTTTTTGGTTTGACCAATGTCGAGAATTATCTTGTTTTTCGCATTGATGCCCTGAAAGGCAATGGAGCATTGTTCCGTTTTTTCAATGGCGCACTCCGTGAAATGGCCAAAACGGAATTGGTTCTGGAACCATGGCAATGGTACGATCTGTCCATTGCCATCCAGGGGAAAGTCATCCGGGCCTGCCTGGACAACAACGTTGTGCTGAAAATCCAGGTTGAAGGTGCTGTGCAGGGCCTTTGCGGATTATGGTCCAAGGCGGACGCAACGGTCTCCTTCAAGGAGATGGTTCTGCAGGATGCACGTGGAAAGCGGATGGTGCTGTTGTAA